A window of the Thalassoglobus sp. JC818 genome harbors these coding sequences:
- the dprA gene encoding DNA-processing protein DprA: protein MAPEDDRETLAAVQLNLISGLGPRLQSLLFQRFGSAESIFDAPGSELLNVAGIGPKVSAEITKHCNLDQARDEVAKAQKHGIRIVPRSSAEYPPSLKETSDPPPVLSIRQNLLPEDRLAVAIVGSRSCTHYGRTQAHRFAGALARAGIVVVSGLARGIDAAAHAGALEAGGRTIAVCATGLLKTYPPEHVDLANRIVDQGALVSESPLERGPQRGLFPQRNRIIAGMSLGVIIIEASEKSGSLHTARHAMEQNREVFAVPGRIDTPASLGCHNLIRDGATLVRHFDDVLESLAPLSSPLKTDDDKTIHTPRELNLNEQERAILNLVDTVATPIDQVLSESQMPTSRVLSTITVLEMKRLVRRLPGSFLERTTG, encoded by the coding sequence ATGGCCCCAGAAGACGACCGAGAGACTCTCGCTGCTGTTCAGTTAAATCTCATTTCCGGGTTGGGCCCGCGATTACAGTCGCTTCTGTTTCAACGATTCGGTTCAGCCGAATCCATTTTCGATGCTCCTGGATCAGAGCTGTTGAACGTGGCAGGCATTGGGCCGAAAGTCTCCGCCGAGATCACAAAACACTGCAATCTCGATCAGGCACGTGACGAAGTGGCGAAAGCCCAGAAGCACGGAATCCGCATCGTTCCGCGTTCCTCAGCGGAGTACCCACCATCACTAAAGGAAACGAGTGATCCTCCGCCGGTGCTTTCGATCCGTCAGAATTTGCTTCCCGAAGACCGGCTGGCTGTCGCGATCGTTGGCTCTCGAAGTTGCACCCATTACGGACGAACACAAGCACACCGCTTCGCCGGAGCTCTGGCGCGAGCTGGGATCGTGGTGGTGAGTGGATTGGCGCGGGGGATCGACGCTGCTGCGCATGCTGGTGCATTGGAAGCTGGCGGACGCACAATTGCCGTCTGTGCAACTGGCCTTCTGAAAACCTATCCTCCTGAGCATGTCGATCTTGCCAACCGAATTGTTGATCAGGGCGCACTTGTTTCTGAGTCTCCGCTCGAACGTGGTCCACAGCGGGGGTTGTTTCCGCAGCGGAATCGCATCATCGCGGGGATGTCGCTGGGCGTAATTATCATCGAAGCCAGCGAGAAAAGCGGGTCACTTCATACAGCCCGACATGCGATGGAACAGAACCGCGAGGTGTTCGCGGTTCCGGGACGAATCGATACGCCTGCGAGCCTGGGATGTCATAACTTGATCCGTGACGGAGCAACGCTGGTCCGTCACTTCGATGACGTTCTGGAATCGCTCGCTCCACTGAGCTCGCCCCTGAAAACCGACGACGACAAGACGATTCACACGCCTCGCGAATTAAATCTGAATGAACAGGAACGGGCGATCTTGAATCTTGTCGACACTGTCGCCACGCCCATTGATCAGGTTCTCTCGGAATCACAGATGCCGACCTCGCGTGTTTTGTCGACGATCACAGTCCTCGAAATGAAACGCCTCGTTCGCCGGTTGCCGGGAAGTTTTCTGGAGAGGACGACGGGTTGA
- a CDS encoding PQQ-binding-like beta-propeller repeat protein encodes MNEQTDIPEVPNTDNATAPARSGLARWADRLLIGMLVVFGLMQIAMWTLWEPAFGDAIKNLITFAQAVLSTICIVGWWFLFAPVSRTSMLLIGVPVVALIAGWIASIRSIDFDGDMKPRFNHVWDESAEERLTSHLTNAESADTSGLVIPELSETDMAEYRGVNRDGVVIGPELRTDWTENPPEELWRHPCGGGYSSFSILGQQLITMEQRGLDEAVVCYDTETGREFWVHQYPANFVEAMGGPGPRSTPTIHDGAVYAFGGFGDLYKLDLKTGAPIWHVHTLQQFQVPNTVWAMTSSPLIFENNVIVNIGGVSNADGVMPEGGGLVAYDIETGKLAWYGKALPTPNTEIEEFGTGAAPIEGVEGISKPGYSSPMLAELAGETVLLNFDGTAFRGHNPHNGEQYWSFPFVAGDHINVAQPLVLEDDHVMISAGYGMGSVMLHIEKSGDAWKATEVWDKPSLRMRCKFSSPIFTDGYIYGLDEGIMACIDPEKGDRQWKGGRTGLRGKYGHGQILLSNGLLVILTEKGQLVLVDPNPEELTVLGELQVLSENIKTWNPLAMARGKVFVRNATEVACYDISLANSTPPETDPSEIATATDADATDDASSAPDEVTEQE; translated from the coding sequence ATGAATGAGCAGACTGACATTCCCGAAGTTCCTAACACTGACAATGCGACAGCTCCTGCACGCTCCGGACTGGCTCGCTGGGCTGACCGTTTACTGATCGGCATGCTGGTCGTTTTTGGACTCATGCAGATTGCGATGTGGACGCTTTGGGAACCTGCTTTCGGAGACGCGATCAAGAATCTGATCACATTCGCGCAAGCGGTGCTGTCGACGATCTGCATCGTGGGTTGGTGGTTTCTCTTCGCACCTGTCTCGCGAACATCGATGTTGCTGATCGGAGTGCCAGTTGTGGCTCTCATTGCAGGTTGGATCGCCTCGATTCGTTCCATCGATTTTGACGGGGACATGAAACCTCGCTTCAATCATGTCTGGGACGAATCAGCTGAAGAGCGACTGACGAGTCACCTCACGAATGCCGAATCTGCCGATACTTCAGGACTTGTGATTCCTGAACTCAGTGAAACAGATATGGCCGAATACCGCGGAGTCAACCGGGATGGTGTGGTCATCGGTCCGGAGCTGAGAACCGACTGGACGGAAAATCCTCCTGAAGAACTCTGGAGACACCCCTGTGGTGGCGGCTATTCCTCGTTCTCAATCCTCGGTCAACAACTCATCACAATGGAACAGCGTGGACTGGATGAAGCTGTTGTCTGCTACGACACAGAAACCGGCCGCGAGTTCTGGGTCCATCAATATCCCGCAAACTTTGTCGAAGCCATGGGTGGACCGGGCCCGCGTTCCACTCCGACAATTCATGACGGCGCTGTCTACGCGTTCGGCGGATTCGGAGATCTGTACAAGCTCGATCTGAAGACCGGAGCCCCCATTTGGCATGTTCATACGCTTCAACAGTTTCAAGTCCCTAACACAGTCTGGGCGATGACGTCATCTCCACTCATTTTTGAAAACAACGTGATCGTCAACATTGGTGGAGTTTCCAATGCAGACGGTGTGATGCCTGAAGGAGGAGGCCTCGTCGCTTACGACATCGAGACAGGCAAACTCGCATGGTACGGGAAAGCACTCCCAACCCCGAATACTGAAATCGAGGAATTCGGAACCGGAGCAGCGCCGATCGAAGGTGTTGAGGGAATCTCAAAACCAGGTTATTCCTCGCCGATGCTTGCGGAACTGGCCGGTGAAACAGTGCTGCTGAACTTCGACGGAACCGCCTTCCGCGGCCACAATCCTCACAACGGCGAACAGTACTGGTCATTCCCATTTGTCGCGGGCGATCACATCAACGTCGCACAACCACTTGTCCTCGAAGACGATCACGTCATGATTTCGGCCGGATATGGAATGGGCTCGGTCATGCTGCACATCGAGAAGTCTGGAGATGCCTGGAAAGCAACTGAAGTCTGGGACAAGCCCTCCTTGCGAATGCGATGCAAATTCAGCAGTCCAATTTTTACCGATGGTTACATCTACGGGTTGGACGAGGGAATCATGGCCTGCATCGACCCGGAAAAGGGAGACCGACAATGGAAGGGAGGCCGAACTGGTTTACGAGGAAAGTACGGCCACGGACAAATTCTGCTCTCGAACGGTTTGCTCGTGATCCTGACGGAAAAAGGACAGCTCGTTTTAGTCGATCCCAATCCTGAAGAGCTGACTGTCCTTGGCGAACTGCAAGTTCTTTCCGAAAACATCAAGACCTGGAATCCGCTCGCGATGGCCCGGGGAAAAGTCTTCGTCCGTAATGCAACCGAAGTCGCCTGTTACGACATCAGCTTAGCGAACTCCACCCCACCGGAGACCGACCCATCTGAGATCGCAACAGCAACTGACGCGGATGCAACTGATGACGCATCGTCAGCCCCGGACGAAGTTACTGAGCAAGAATAG
- a CDS encoding pseudouridine synthase, producing the protein MSQPADDNPVVPGMRLQRYLAQCGLGSRRECEELISAGRVEVDGKTVTKLGANVRPSMQTVTLDGEKLKLERKKYYLLNKPPGFLCTASDPQGRPTVFELFPPDGPRLFSVGRLDENTTGLLIVTNDGDLAQKLAHPRYHIHRIYRAQVAGHPKREVFEQLKEGLFFTEGKFKVHNIKPIKKQGRSSWVEITMTEGQNREVRRLLARTGHKVMKLERIGFGPIRIGRVPLGQFRELRKDELGKLIEIVTRAQTQSPRQTKKRPGKKAAPGRSGASGKAKSRGRASASSEFGTSENSRTNKAPAKKRPRSGGPSRGKGRGSRGPKRP; encoded by the coding sequence ATGTCTCAACCCGCAGATGACAATCCAGTTGTGCCCGGAATGCGACTTCAACGATACCTTGCCCAATGCGGCTTGGGATCTCGTCGCGAATGTGAAGAGCTGATCTCCGCTGGACGAGTGGAGGTCGATGGCAAGACGGTCACGAAGCTCGGAGCGAACGTCCGTCCGTCGATGCAGACAGTCACACTGGACGGCGAAAAGCTGAAGCTCGAGCGCAAGAAGTACTATCTCCTCAACAAGCCTCCGGGGTTCTTGTGTACAGCGAGTGATCCGCAGGGACGTCCAACGGTCTTCGAACTCTTTCCACCCGATGGTCCACGGCTGTTCAGTGTCGGGCGTTTGGACGAGAACACCACCGGTTTGTTGATCGTGACGAATGACGGAGACCTCGCTCAAAAACTGGCACATCCGCGCTATCACATTCACCGAATCTACCGGGCTCAGGTGGCGGGTCATCCCAAACGAGAAGTTTTTGAGCAACTCAAGGAAGGGCTGTTCTTCACCGAAGGAAAGTTCAAAGTCCACAACATCAAACCGATCAAGAAGCAGGGTCGCAGCTCCTGGGTCGAAATCACGATGACCGAAGGGCAGAACCGCGAGGTTCGGCGGTTGCTGGCCCGCACTGGGCACAAGGTAATGAAGCTGGAACGGATCGGATTCGGTCCGATTCGTATCGGTCGCGTTCCCCTCGGTCAGTTTCGTGAACTGCGGAAAGACGAACTCGGGAAGTTGATTGAAATCGTCACGCGAGCACAGACTCAAAGCCCGCGACAAACGAAGAAACGTCCCGGCAAGAAAGCTGCTCCGGGGCGATCGGGAGCGAGCGGAAAGGCAAAGTCTCGCGGACGTGCGAGCGCATCGAGCGAGTTTGGGACGAGCGAAAACTCGCGGACGAATAAAGCTCCGGCGAAGAAGAGACCACGGTCCGGAGGCCCATCACGGGGAAAAGGCCGAGGATCGCGCGGACCGAAGAGACCATAG
- a CDS encoding MMPL family transporter: protein MRHVRIDSAKEPKGFFQKRDPWGHGLALWILALILFVAPLAVSSLRHVRLDNDVESWLPEKDPSAADYLWCREHFPEDETVILTWEGSVVNDPRLPILVGKLTGKQDADGQMRGGLPYVKSVVHAGDLVERMVEFGIDQKTAVDRLQGTLVGLGRLKVRLTEAGREDLSRTQDVIVGGAKSIFNVDLQIHDLIATWEPSETEEAEFHRLSDVYAMHTQTDLELTDLGSHDFQVTWDGMASQHELRSAISDWVKTATSSTGVPLVEDCYRAVGSPVAVVVALSDAGKAEKNSAISAIRQAALESFVPETDLIVSGRVVAGTELNNGVIQAAWNPAATNPLKKSVILLSGFVGIVFALISLKSLRLGALVIFVAYYAALLGMSMVPLTGGSMNMVLIVMPTLLMVLALSGAIHVANYWKHAVWENPKTAVAEATRMASQPCLMAAFTTSLGLISLMNSDLVPVRNFGLYASIGCMISVCMVLYGLPALLQMVPLKRVEPCEVNPARWIWFGNLVCRQWLPIGTVTLLVAAVCTVGLRHFDVETKVIKYFPESSQVVQDYQLLEDTLAGISPIEVLVRFNAEGQDDFGFLERLELVRKVESSLNEHPEVSGTLSLASFQPVRQKPADDASVREKIFFNRRSNETERRVKSGEMDQASNFITMNRIPQENGDELWRINAQAAVLTDVDYTALTQELSDRVEKVIQSEPNIDHVVTGTVPLFLRTQNAVLESLIWSSLLAFGMIAAVMVWVLKDPLAGMISMIPNLLPVVAVFGLVSWFGQRIDIGTMVTASVAMGIAVDGTLHLLTWFKDGLERGKTRQESVINALSHCGPAMWQTSAAVGIGLLVLFPAELLLISRFGWLMATLIGAAFIGDMVLLPCMLVGPLGILLERRLRKVPTSTDFDSHEEHETDAIPSHHLPLSPQHVHDSRYVG, encoded by the coding sequence GTGCGTCACGTCCGAATCGACTCCGCAAAAGAACCAAAAGGTTTCTTTCAGAAGCGTGACCCATGGGGGCACGGGCTGGCACTGTGGATTCTGGCGCTCATTTTATTCGTCGCACCATTGGCTGTGTCATCGCTTCGACACGTCCGTCTCGATAATGATGTCGAAAGCTGGCTCCCGGAGAAAGATCCGAGTGCCGCTGATTATCTCTGGTGTCGTGAACATTTCCCCGAGGATGAAACCGTCATTCTGACGTGGGAAGGAAGCGTTGTTAACGATCCGCGACTTCCGATTCTCGTTGGGAAACTGACCGGCAAACAAGACGCTGACGGCCAAATGCGTGGTGGACTTCCATACGTGAAGTCCGTGGTCCACGCTGGTGACCTTGTAGAACGCATGGTCGAATTCGGAATCGACCAGAAGACCGCAGTCGACCGCCTCCAGGGAACGCTTGTTGGACTCGGACGGCTGAAGGTTCGTCTGACCGAAGCAGGTCGAGAAGATCTGAGTCGCACTCAGGACGTTATCGTCGGCGGTGCGAAGTCGATCTTCAACGTTGATCTTCAAATTCACGACCTGATCGCGACCTGGGAACCGAGTGAAACTGAAGAAGCGGAATTCCATCGCCTCTCCGATGTATACGCGATGCACACCCAAACTGATCTGGAACTCACCGATCTTGGCAGCCATGACTTCCAGGTCACCTGGGACGGGATGGCCAGCCAACACGAGTTGCGTAGCGCCATTTCGGACTGGGTGAAGACAGCCACATCTTCCACCGGAGTTCCGCTGGTCGAGGACTGTTATCGAGCGGTCGGTTCCCCAGTCGCTGTGGTCGTTGCTTTGTCCGATGCAGGTAAGGCCGAAAAGAACTCGGCAATCTCAGCCATTCGACAAGCTGCTCTTGAATCATTCGTTCCTGAGACGGATTTGATTGTCAGCGGACGTGTCGTGGCCGGGACCGAGTTGAATAATGGAGTGATTCAGGCCGCCTGGAATCCGGCAGCGACGAACCCACTCAAAAAATCGGTGATTCTCCTTTCCGGATTCGTCGGAATTGTTTTCGCGTTGATTTCATTGAAGAGTCTGCGACTTGGTGCTCTGGTCATCTTCGTTGCCTACTACGCCGCACTGTTGGGAATGTCGATGGTTCCGCTGACTGGTGGTTCCATGAACATGGTCCTGATTGTGATGCCCACGCTTCTAATGGTGCTCGCACTTTCGGGGGCCATTCATGTTGCCAATTACTGGAAGCACGCTGTCTGGGAGAACCCGAAGACGGCCGTCGCCGAAGCGACCCGTATGGCATCGCAACCCTGCCTCATGGCAGCGTTCACGACATCGCTAGGCCTCATTTCGTTAATGAACAGCGATCTTGTTCCGGTCCGGAACTTTGGCTTGTACGCCTCCATCGGTTGCATGATCTCAGTCTGTATGGTGCTCTATGGGCTGCCTGCGCTGTTGCAAATGGTTCCACTTAAGCGGGTCGAGCCGTGCGAAGTGAATCCTGCCCGGTGGATCTGGTTCGGAAATCTGGTTTGTCGTCAGTGGCTTCCAATTGGAACGGTGACGCTTCTCGTCGCAGCAGTCTGCACGGTTGGTCTCCGACACTTTGATGTCGAAACCAAAGTCATCAAGTACTTCCCGGAAAGCTCGCAAGTCGTCCAGGATTATCAGTTGCTGGAAGACACACTGGCTGGGATCAGTCCGATCGAGGTGCTTGTTCGATTCAATGCTGAAGGTCAGGACGACTTTGGTTTTCTGGAACGTTTGGAACTGGTTCGCAAGGTTGAATCTTCTCTGAACGAACATCCTGAAGTCAGCGGAACTTTGTCGCTGGCGAGTTTTCAGCCTGTTCGACAAAAACCAGCCGACGATGCGAGTGTGCGAGAAAAGATCTTCTTCAATCGCCGTTCCAATGAAACAGAACGACGAGTGAAGTCGGGCGAGATGGATCAAGCTTCCAATTTCATAACGATGAATCGAATTCCGCAGGAGAACGGCGACGAGCTCTGGCGGATCAACGCCCAAGCTGCCGTTCTGACTGATGTGGACTACACCGCATTGACGCAGGAGCTGAGCGACCGCGTCGAGAAAGTGATCCAATCCGAACCGAACATCGATCACGTCGTGACTGGAACGGTTCCGTTGTTCCTCCGTACTCAAAACGCAGTTCTCGAAAGCCTGATCTGGAGCTCACTTCTGGCCTTCGGCATGATCGCGGCAGTGATGGTCTGGGTTCTCAAAGATCCGCTGGCTGGCATGATCTCGATGATCCCCAACCTTCTCCCAGTGGTCGCTGTGTTCGGCCTCGTCTCCTGGTTCGGGCAACGCATCGATATTGGAACGATGGTGACCGCTTCCGTCGCAATGGGGATCGCTGTGGATGGGACGCTGCACCTGTTGACATGGTTCAAGGATGGTCTTGAGCGCGGCAAAACGCGTCAGGAATCAGTCATCAACGCGCTGTCGCATTGCGGACCAGCGATGTGGCAAACAAGCGCAGCTGTCGGCATCGGCTTGTTGGTACTGTTCCCAGCGGAATTGCTGTTGATCAGTCGATTCGGATGGCTGATGGCGACTCTGATCGGGGCAGCTTTCATCGGAGATATGGTCCTGCTGCCGTGTATGCTCGTCGGGCCGTTGGGAATCCTCTTAGAGCGTCGCCTTCGCAAAGTTCCCACATCTACCGATTTCGACTCTCACGAAGAACACGAGACCGATGCGATTCCTTCGCATCATCTTCCGCTGTCACCGCAGCATGTTCACGATTCGCGATACGTTGGGTAA
- the glgC gene encoding glucose-1-phosphate adenylyltransferase: MQNVLTLVLAGGKGSRLEPLTLDRSKPSVPFGGMYRIIDFVLSNCINSGLRRILVLTQYKGASLDRHINMGWHFLCRELNEFIDVLPPQQRVGEHWYRGTADAVYQNIYTIEQAAPNYILILSGDHIYRMDYSSFLYDLIEADADCSIACLPVGLEEGRSFGVMGIDENRWVRRFEEKPDNPFPMPGHPESCLASMGIYAFKASFLFDELCRDAAIPKSSHDFGKDLIPHMIQSSQVRAYPVQNEDGDGPIYWRDVGTLESYYQASMDLVSVEPQLNLYDPMWPIRGYHPPVPPPKFVFADHDASPKRVGHAMDSLVGPGSIISGGEVTHSVISQSVRINSYATVVNSILFEGVQVGRSARISNAIIDKNVSIPNDMTIGIDPEQDRRNGLTTTECGITVVPKGHQFR, encoded by the coding sequence ATGCAGAATGTTCTCACACTGGTTCTGGCAGGAGGAAAAGGATCCCGACTCGAACCGTTGACTCTGGATCGCTCCAAACCATCGGTCCCATTCGGTGGGATGTACCGTATCATCGACTTCGTCTTGTCGAACTGTATCAACAGCGGGCTTCGTCGCATCCTCGTACTGACGCAATACAAGGGGGCTAGTCTCGACCGGCACATCAATATGGGCTGGCATTTCCTGTGTCGAGAACTGAATGAGTTCATCGACGTCCTGCCGCCGCAACAGCGTGTCGGCGAGCACTGGTATCGCGGTACTGCCGACGCTGTTTATCAGAACATTTATACGATCGAGCAGGCCGCTCCCAATTACATTCTGATCCTTTCCGGAGACCATATCTACCGGATGGATTACTCCAGCTTTCTATACGATCTGATTGAAGCTGACGCCGATTGTTCGATCGCATGTCTTCCGGTCGGTCTTGAAGAGGGTCGTTCTTTTGGCGTCATGGGAATTGACGAGAATCGCTGGGTTCGCCGATTCGAGGAGAAACCAGATAATCCGTTTCCAATGCCTGGGCATCCTGAGAGCTGTTTGGCTTCGATGGGAATCTATGCGTTCAAAGCATCATTTCTCTTCGACGAACTTTGTCGCGATGCTGCCATTCCGAAGAGTTCTCATGACTTCGGAAAAGACCTGATTCCACACATGATTCAAAGCAGTCAGGTGCGGGCTTACCCAGTTCAGAATGAAGACGGAGACGGTCCGATCTACTGGAGAGATGTGGGGACGCTGGAGTCATACTATCAAGCCAGCATGGATCTCGTTTCGGTCGAACCACAGCTCAATCTCTATGATCCGATGTGGCCGATCCGCGGATATCACCCGCCTGTGCCGCCGCCCAAGTTTGTCTTTGCCGATCATGACGCATCGCCGAAACGAGTCGGTCACGCTATGGACAGTCTGGTCGGTCCCGGCAGCATTATCTCTGGAGGGGAAGTCACACACTCAGTGATTTCTCAGTCGGTGCGAATCAACAGCTACGCCACCGTCGTCAACTCCATCCTCTTCGAGGGAGTTCAAGTGGGACGGTCTGCTCGAATCTCGAATGCCATCATCGATAAGAATGTCAGCATCCCGAACGACATGACGATCGGAATTGATCCGGAACAGGACCGCAGGAATGGTCTGACAACGACCGAATGCGGAATCACTGTCGTACCGAAGGGGCATCAGTTTCGATAG
- the truB gene encoding tRNA pseudouridine(55) synthase TruB, whose translation MFGVLNLNKPSDWTSRDVVNRVSRLAGRRVKCGHAGTLDPLATGVLVVCLGPATRLMPLIHQHHKTYRGRFLLGVRSNTDDIEGELEYLDGKPVPNRKEIEAILPEFTGTIEQIPPVYSAIKVNGERAYKAARRGEDVEIPARTVTIEKLELTDLDEKSFELTLECGTGTYVRSLGRDIAQRLGTEAAMSSLERTSVGPFHVDQAIDVEHLNREVFESAVIPPLTALPHLPRLVVDQQTLQRLVFGQKIRVTDLEIEESLLQGISESDPIAVVDEEQQLAGIAEIREELLRPKMMFSAN comes from the coding sequence ATGTTTGGTGTTTTGAACCTCAACAAGCCGAGCGACTGGACGTCGCGGGATGTTGTGAACCGAGTCAGCCGCTTGGCAGGGCGACGTGTAAAGTGCGGTCATGCTGGCACTTTAGATCCTTTGGCAACTGGCGTTCTAGTCGTTTGCCTGGGACCAGCTACAAGGTTGATGCCGCTCATTCACCAACATCACAAGACGTATCGAGGACGGTTCCTCTTGGGTGTTCGGAGTAACACCGACGACATTGAAGGAGAACTCGAATACCTCGACGGAAAGCCGGTTCCGAACAGGAAAGAAATCGAAGCCATTCTTCCCGAATTCACTGGAACGATCGAACAAATTCCGCCGGTGTACTCCGCCATCAAAGTGAATGGAGAGCGAGCTTACAAAGCCGCCCGGCGCGGTGAGGATGTCGAAATCCCGGCCCGAACAGTCACGATTGAAAAACTTGAATTGACCGACTTGGACGAGAAGTCCTTTGAACTGACGCTCGAATGCGGAACGGGGACATACGTTCGATCACTCGGTCGTGACATCGCTCAACGGTTGGGAACCGAAGCAGCAATGAGCAGCCTCGAACGAACCAGCGTGGGTCCCTTTCACGTCGATCAGGCCATCGACGTGGAACACCTGAATCGTGAAGTTTTCGAGTCGGCCGTTATTCCTCCTCTGACTGCACTCCCCCACTTGCCGCGACTCGTCGTCGACCAGCAAACACTTCAAAGATTAGTCTTCGGTCAAAAGATCCGTGTCACGGATTTGGAGATCGAAGAATCCCTTCTTCAGGGAATCTCTGAATCTGATCCGATTGCGGTGGTCGACGAAGAACAGCAGCTCGCTGGAATTGCTGAAATTCGTGAGGAGTTACTCCGCCCCAAGATGATGTTTTCCGCGAATTGA
- the sppA gene encoding signal peptide peptidase SppA yields the protein MAERILTKGDPNMPTIIIQQRGRRWLVIILLLALGFSVLMNLGFMASFAEFAVDADQPTEKFHSGTRLADSKIARIQVGFTIMPPYTERIKKTIDHVREDDSVKGVLLVIDSPGGLVSDSHEIYHKLKLLAEKKPIYVQMKGIAASGGYYIAMGGGPEAPIYAEPTTWTGSIGVIIPRYNATELAEKVGVKSESLVTGPFKDSLNPFKDLDDQERAVWDAIIEDSFNRFLTVIDENRSNLDMEAIRELATGQVYTADQAVENGLVDEISFESDTIDLLAEKLGLSSYQVVNYSHPMSLSETLLGATTSLPKVEFDPVSSLIDLATPRAFYLFGLPHEMNVSRPQLKP from the coding sequence ATGGCCGAACGAATTCTCACCAAGGGCGATCCCAATATGCCCACGATTATCATTCAGCAGCGAGGACGAAGATGGCTGGTGATCATTCTTCTTCTCGCACTCGGTTTTTCCGTGTTGATGAATCTGGGTTTCATGGCATCTTTTGCCGAATTCGCTGTCGATGCGGATCAGCCCACGGAGAAATTTCACTCAGGGACTCGCTTGGCTGACAGCAAAATCGCTCGGATTCAGGTTGGCTTCACGATCATGCCTCCCTACACCGAACGCATTAAAAAGACGATCGACCACGTGCGTGAAGACGACAGCGTCAAAGGCGTACTGCTCGTCATCGACAGCCCCGGTGGACTCGTCTCCGACAGCCACGAGATTTACCACAAGCTCAAGCTGCTCGCAGAGAAGAAGCCGATCTACGTTCAAATGAAAGGCATCGCAGCTTCCGGAGGCTATTACATCGCGATGGGCGGCGGCCCGGAAGCTCCGATCTATGCCGAACCGACAACCTGGACTGGTTCGATTGGGGTCATCATTCCTCGATACAACGCGACGGAGCTTGCGGAGAAGGTCGGCGTGAAATCGGAATCGCTGGTGACCGGCCCGTTCAAAGACTCACTCAACCCATTCAAAGATTTGGATGATCAGGAACGCGCGGTCTGGGATGCCATCATCGAAGATTCATTCAATCGCTTCCTGACGGTCATCGACGAGAACCGCAGCAATCTCGATATGGAAGCGATCCGCGAACTCGCCACCGGACAGGTTTACACAGCGGATCAGGCTGTCGAAAACGGTCTCGTGGACGAGATCTCGTTCGAGAGCGACACAATCGATCTGCTCGCCGAGAAACTTGGATTGAGCTCTTATCAAGTGGTCAACTACAGCCACCCCATGTCTCTCTCAGAAACGCTGCTCGGAGCGACAACCTCTCTGCCGAAAGTTGAATTCGATCCGGTTTCGTCACTCATCGATCTGGCAACGCCTCGAGCTTTCTATCTCTTCGGGCTTCCTCACGAAATGAATGTTTCAAGACCTCAACTGAAGCCTTAG